The Cellulosimicrobium sp. ES-005 genome segment GTCCGGGTCCACCGCGAACCAGGTGCGCAGGTCCGGCTCCACGGTGTCGCGGTGCACGGTGAGCGCGGTCCAGGACGGCGTGGTGGTGGGGTCGATCGGCGGCGGCACGGGCTGCGAGGTCATGACCACCAAACTACTGACCGACGTCGGCCCTCGCCCACCCCGACCGTCCCGCGGTCCATGGTCCGGTGGCCTCACGAACGGCCGCCGTCGGTCCCTGGACCCCGGGCCCGGGCGGACGTGGGTGGTCCGCGCGACGATGGTGGGCGTGCGCCGTGGCGGCGCGCACCGCGCGGCGACGGTGCCGCCGGGCCACGACGGACACCGGAGGAGGGGACCATGGCCGAGGTCGTGCTGTTCCACCACGTGCAGGGGCTGACCGAGGGCGTACGGACGATCGCGGAGACGCTGCGCGGCGCGGGGAACGTCGTGCACACGCCGGACCTGTTCGAGGGACGCACGTTCGCGACCCTCGACGAGGGCATGGCGCACGTGCAGGAGCTCGGGTTCGGCACGGTCCTGGAGCGTGGTCGGGCGGTGGCGGACGGATACGACCCCGCGGTCGTGTACGCCGGGATCTCGCTCGGCGTGCTCCCGGCGCAGATGCTCGCGCAGACGCGCGCGGGCGCGAAGGGCGCGGTGCTGTGGGAGGCGTGCGTGCCGGTGTCGGAGTTCGGCGAGGCGTGGCCCGAGGCCGTGCCCGTGCAGGTGCACGGCATGGACGGCGACCCGTCGTTCGCGGGCGAGGGGGACCTCGACGCCGCGCGCGAGCTCGTGGACTCCACGCCGGACGCCGAGCTGTTCGTCTACCCCGGCGACCGGCACCTGTTCACCGACCCGAGCCTGCCGTCGTACGAGCCGGGGGCCGCCGCGCTCGTCACCGAGCGGGTGATCCGCTTCCTCGACGGCATCCGCTGAGCGGCCGACGGCGCGGCGGCCTCCGGGGTCACGCGGGTCGCGCCCGTCCGTCCCGGGGCGCGATCAGTCGCCGTCCTCCGACGTCGTCCTGCGCTGCCACGCGGCCCACACGCCCGCCGGTCGGAACCCGAGGGCGACGTTGATCGCGAGCATGTGGTCGTTCTCCTGCGCGTTCCACGTGTGGACGCGCCGGGTCGCGGGGCGCTCGCGCGCGAGCGCGTCGAGGTTGGCCACCTTGACGAGCATCCCGAGGCGGCGCCCCCGGTGCTCGCGGAGCACGAGGGTGTCCTCCTGGAACGCGAAGTCGTCCCGGTCGCGCGGGTACAGGAAGACGGTGAACGCGGCGAGCGTGCCGGTCGGCACGTGCTCCGCGGCGCTCACGAGGAACCCGTTGCGCTTCTCGGCCTGCTCGCCCACCCACGTGCGCACGCGCCGCGCGTCCCACGGGTCCTCGCCGAACTCGACGCCTCCCGTCGGCGCGTCGGTGCTCATGCGGGTGAACAGCACGGCCACCTGGTCGAGCCACTCCTCGGGGACCTCGTCGGTCCAGGTGTGCACGCGGTAGTCCGGGCCGGCGTACTCCCGCGCGGCGGCGCGGTGCGCGTCGAGGCCCGCGGGGGCAGCCGGGAGGTCGAGCACCGAGTGGCGCTCGACCTGCTCCAGGACGTACCCGTGGGCGCGCAGGAAGCGAGGACCGGGGGCGTCGGCGGGGACGCGGCCCGCGCCGGTGGTGGCGGCCAGCGCGTCCGGGCCGGGCGGCGGCTCCGTACCGTGCGAGGTGTTCGAGAGGAGCACCGTGCGCCCGGCGTCCGCGGCGAGGCGCTCGGCGAGCGCGAGCAGCGGCGTCCCGATGCCGCGACCCCGCTCCTGCGGGCGGACCACGGCGAACGCGTCGCTCAGGTGCGCGTTGCTCGTCGCGGGCTGGAGCACGAACAGGTACGCGACGACGTCGTGCACCGCGGGCGGGACGCCGTCGGCGATCAGGGCGCGCGCGGCGGCGGAGCGCACGACGACGAAGCGGCGCTTGGCCGCGTACTCCTGGTGGTCCATCCCGGAGAGCACGTCGCGCGGTCGCAGCGCGAGGTCGTCGTACCCGTGGACCTCCAGCTCGTGCTCCCGGCCGACGTCCGCGACGGCGTGGTAGGCCCACGCGTCGGCGTCGTCGAGCGACGCGGGGTGCGGGGCCTCGACGAGCGTGTACCCCGGCGGGAGGGGCACCTCGGGGGCGGTGCGGGCGACGCTGCTCATGCGGTCCAGCGTGACCGCGGCGCGTCCGGGGTGTCCACCGCTTTTGGCGGCGGCCCGCGGGACCGGGCGACGACGGCCGGGACGACGACGGCCCGGGCTCCGCCAGGGAGCCCGGGCCGGGAACGCCGTCGGTCGCGGCGGTCGCGCGCCGCCTACTTGCGCGCCGAACGTCCTGCGATCGCGCCCCAGATGAGCAGCACGAGCAGCGAGCCGACGAAGGCCCAGAACCACGTGGTGAGCGAGAAGAACTCGTCGTTGGCGTCCGCGCCGAACAGCGCGCCGCCGATCCACCCGCCGAGGAGGGCACCCAGCACACCCACGATCAGCGTGACGATCCAGCCCCCTGCTGCCTTGCCCGGCAGGATGGCGCGTGCGATCGCGCCCATGATGAGGCCGATGAGGATCCACCCGATGAAGCTCATCCCTGTCTCCGTTCTCTGTGGGACGAAACGGTCATACGGCGTAACTGCCCCGTATGCCTGACTTCACGGTGGCACGGGGCGGGGCGGTTCGCACGCCGGGAGCCGTGCGCGCGGTCGTTAGGCTCGGGGGATGGCGACGACGGAGGCGACGAGCGCGCGCGTCGACAGCTGGCTCTGGGCGGTCCGGGTGTTCAAGAGCCGCTCGCAGGCGACCGCGGCGGTCAAGGCCGGGCACGTGCGGGTCAACGGAGAGCGCGCGAAGCCGGCGACGAGCGTCAAGGTCGGCGACCGCGTCGTCGTGCGCGGCGGCCCGGCCGAGCGGATCCTCGTCGTGGAGAAGGTGCTGGTGAAGCGCGTCTCCGCGCCTCTGGCCGCACAGGCCGTGATCGACCAGAGCCCGCCCCCTCCGCCCCGGGAGCTGACCGTCCGCGTCGCCGTCCGCGAGCGTGGCGCCGGCCGCCCGACGAAGCGCGAGCGCCGCGACCTCGACCGCCTCCGCGGCCGCGGCTGACGCCGGTTCGCCGAGCGGCCCAGGACCGAGCGGCAGACGCGTGCGGCCGGGCGACGCACGCGCAGGTGCGTCGCCCGGCCGCAGGTGCAGCGCTCGGTGAGAGGTGTCAGGTCAGCAGGCGCCGAGGTCCTTCCAGACGCCCCACTGGCCGCTCTGGGCGGGGTTCTCGCCCGTCGTCCACCACTTGGCCTGGTAGTTGCGGCCCTCGTGCGAGACGTTCGCGCCGCCGACGTACACCGACCCGGCGGCCCAGGCGGGCGCGGTGCACTCGCCGGGCTCGGGGTCAGTGGGCTCGGGGTCCGGGTCGCCCGGGTCCGTGCCGCCCGCGCCGATCTTGAGGTCGACGCAGTTGTAGAACGCGTTCACCGTGTTCGACACGTTCCAGCGCGCGAGGATCGTGTGGTTGCCCTCGGGCAGACCGGTCAGCGTGTGGGAGATGTTGCTCGGGGGCTGTGCGCCGCCCTGGTTGAACGTCTTGAAGAGCACGCCGTCGACGAAGTACTCCCACGTGCTCGTGTTGTGCGCCGCGGTGAGGTTCCACTGGAAGGTCACCGACGTGCCGGTCTGCGTGCGCGGCCACGGCTTGCTCGTGTCGTCGAGGATGCTGAACCCGCTGCCGCCGGAACACTTCATCGAGCCCTTGGGCGCCTCGACGGACTGCGGCTCGTACTTGATGCCGCCGCAGTCGAAGGACGTCGTGCCCTTCGCGCAGTGGTCCTGCCGGCTCGGCGGGGACGTGATCCAGCCGTGCGCGCTCGCGCTGGGGGCGATGGCCACGGGGGCGATGATCGCGACCGCGCCGACGACGGCCGCCAGGAGTACCGCTCTCAGTCTTCGCATGAGTTGTCTCGCTCTCCATCCGGTGGTGCATGGGTCCTGCGGCGCGCTTCGTCGCGGGCCGCTCTCGGATCGGGCACTGTCGACGCTACGAAATGTGCGGAGTGCGGACAATTGGGCAAAGCTCGTACGTGCTTCCGCGTACCCGGCGCGCCGTCCACGCCCGGCACGCACGACGGCGGGTGCCCTCGCCCCGAGGGACGAGGACACCCGCCGTCGCGGGGTCAGCGGGTCAGCAGGCGCCGACCAGCTTCCACGGGCCCCACTGCTCGGCGCCCGGGACGTTGTTCAGCGTCCACCACTTCGCCTCGTAGATGTTCCCGTCGTGCGAGACCTTCGCCCCGCCGGTGTACGTCGCGGTCGAGGACCACGCCGGGTCGGTGCACTGGCCCGGCTCGCCGCCGCCCGGGTTCTCGCCCTCGCCGCCGCCGGGGTTCTCCCCGCCGGGGTTCGTGCCGTCCGCCGTGACCGTGAGGTCGACGCAGTTGTAGAACGCGTTCACCGTGTCCGCGACGCTCCAGCGCGCGAGGATCGTGTGGTTGCCGAGGGGCAGGCCCTTGAGGGTGTGCGAGATGTCCTTGGGGGGCTGCACGCCGCCGCCGTCGAACGACGCGAAGAGCTGGCCGTCGACGAAGTACTCCCACACGCTCGTCGCGTGGTTCGCGGTGAGCTTCCACTGGAAGGTCACCTCCTGGCCGGTGGTCGTGCGGGGCCAGGGCTTCGACGCGTCGTCGAGGATCGTGTAGCCGCTGCCGCCGGAGCACTTCATTGAGCCCTTGACGGCCTCGACGGACTGCGGCTCGTACTTGAGCCCGCCGCAGTCGAAGGACGTGGCGCCGGTGGCGCACTGGTCCTGCCGGCTCGGGGGGGAGGTGATCCAGCCGTGCGCCGAGGCGCTGGGGGCGATCGCGATCGGGGCGATGATCGCGGTCGCGCCCACGACGGCGGCGAGGAGCGCCGCGCGAAGTCGCTTCATGGGGGACTCGCTTCCTGTGTCGGGGAGGGCCGACGCCGTGCGGAGCCCGCACCGTCGGCCGTGACGGGTGGACCGTAGGCAGCCCGGACGCGTGCGCTCAACGACTACGCACGACCGGGAGCGGGTACGGGAAGTCCCGTACCCGGCGGGCCCGGTTCGCCGGGATCGTGCGCCTGCGCGGTCGTGCCGGCGGGGGCGGAGAGCCCGTCCCGAGCCTCTCGGCGGGTGAAAAACATGTGGGGACCACGTAGCCCGGCCGTCTCCGCAGGGACGGTCCTCGGCGTCCGGGCGGCGGACCTCGGGGAACGTCGTGCGTCCGCCGGTCAGGGATGCGCCCGCGGCCGGGAGATGCGCACGGAGGTGCGTCTCCCGGCCGCGAGTGTGCAGCGCTCGGTGAGAGGTGTCAGGTCAGCAGGCGCCGAGGTCCTTCCAGACGCCCCACTGGCCGCTCTGGGCGGGGTTCTCGCCCGTCGTCCACCACTTGGCCTGGTAGGTGCGGCCGTCGTGCGACACCGTGGCGCCGCCGAGGTAGACGGAGCTGGCGGCCCACGCCGGGGCGGTGCACTCCCCGGGCCCGGGGTCGGTGGGCTCCGGGTCGGTCGGCTCGGGGTCCGGGTCGTTGCCGCCGGTGCCGTTGACGTTCACGTCGACGCAGTTGTAGAACGCGTTGTTCGTGTCGGCGATGTTCCACCGCGCGAGGATCGTGTGGTTGCCCGACGGCAGGCCGGTGAGCGTGTGCGAGACGTCGTACGCCGGGCGCTTGCCGCCGTCGTTGAACGTCTTGAAGAGCACGCCGTCGACGAAGTACTCCCACGTGCTCGTGGCGTGCGCGACCTCGAGCTCCCACTGGAACGTCACGGTGCTGCCCACGGTCGTCCGCTTCCAGGGCTTGCTGCTGTCGTCGAGGATGGCGAACCGGCTGCCGCCGGAGCACTGCATCGAGCCCTTGACGGCCTCGACGCTCTGCGGCTCGTACTTGATCTCGCCGCAGTCGAACGAGAGCGTGCCGCTGCTGGCGCACTGCTCCTGGCGGCTCGCGGGCGAGGTGATCCAGCCGTGCGCCGAGGCGCTCGGGGCGACCACGACCGGGGCGACGATCGCGGCCGCGCCCACGACGGCGGCGACGAGGGTCGCGCGGAGTCGTCTCATGAGGGTCTCGCTTCCTTGGTCGGGGTGCCGACGGCGGCGCGAAGCCCGGTTCGTCGGCCTTGACCCGACGGACGCTAGGCACGCCCGCTTCCCCGGGCAACGGTTCCGCGAGGATTACGGGAGGTAGGTGATTGCCCCTAAGCACGCCGCCGGGGTGTACGACGGCGCAGGTCAGGACGCACCTGGCGGGTCGAGGAACGCACACGGGAGAGGGGCTGCGGGGCCCGAGGTGTGCGGGGACCCCGTAGCGGGTGGCATCGAGCGGCCACGCATTGGGAAGGGGTGCTTGCATTATCCGAGCAGTGCCCCCTAGCGTCAGGTGGTCGGCGCGTGTGCGCTGGTCGGCAGGGGGTTGACGCAGGTGTCTGGCCTCTGCCGTGTCTTCAGTGAGGGGGCTGAGATGAAGAGAGTTCTCACAGGACTTGTCACGGGCGCACTGGGTGCCGGACTGGTTCTCGGCGGTGCCGGGACGGCTTCCGCCGCGCTGATCGCGGACTACACGGACTGCCCTGCCGACCGTCAGGTCGTCACGCGAGGGAACGCACTCGGCTGGGTCTGGGTGAACGCCAACGACAGGATCGACATCACGTCGGGATCGTCGAAGACTCGGGTCTACGGGATCGTGCGTGCGGGAGTTCGCTTCACGGGCTGGTCCGTGTCGAGCGGCGTCGACGACGACGAGTGGCCCCGGGGGTCGGGTGACTGCAGTGTCCGCTGACCGTCGGGCAGTCGCGCGGGAGGG includes the following:
- a CDS encoding GNAT family N-acetyltransferase, whose protein sequence is MSSVARTAPEVPLPPGYTLVEAPHPASLDDADAWAYHAVADVGREHELEVHGYDDLALRPRDVLSGMDHQEYAAKRRFVVVRSAAARALIADGVPPAVHDVVAYLFVLQPATSNAHLSDAFAVVRPQERGRGIGTPLLALAERLAADAGRTVLLSNTSHGTEPPPGPDALAATTGAGRVPADAPGPRFLRAHGYVLEQVERHSVLDLPAAPAGLDAHRAAAREYAGPDYRVHTWTDEVPEEWLDQVAVLFTRMSTDAPTGGVEFGEDPWDARRVRTWVGEQAEKRNGFLVSAAEHVPTGTLAAFTVFLYPRDRDDFAFQEDTLVLREHRGRRLGMLVKVANLDALARERPATRRVHTWNAQENDHMLAINVALGFRPAGVWAAWQRRTTSEDGD
- a CDS encoding GlsB/YeaQ/YmgE family stress response membrane protein — its product is MSFIGWILIGLIMGAIARAILPGKAAGGWIVTLIVGVLGALLGGWIGGALFGADANDEFFSLTTWFWAFVGSLLVLLIWGAIAGRSARK
- a CDS encoding lytic polysaccharide monooxygenase → MAIAPSASAHGWITSPPSRQDHCAKGTTSFDCGGIKYEPQSVEAPKGSMKCSGGSGFSILDDTSKPWPRTQTGTSVTFQWNLTAAHNTSTWEYFVDGVLFKTFNQGGAQPPSNISHTLTGLPEGNHTILARWNVSNTVNAFYNCVDLKIGAGGTDPGDPDPEPTDPEPGECTAPAWAAGSVYVGGANVSHEGRNYQAKWWTTGENPAQSGQWGVWKDLGAC
- a CDS encoding lytic polysaccharide monooxygenase, which encodes MKRLRAALLAAVVGATAIIAPIAIAPSASAHGWITSPPSRQDQCATGATSFDCGGLKYEPQSVEAVKGSMKCSGGSGYTILDDASKPWPRTTTGQEVTFQWKLTANHATSVWEYFVDGQLFASFDGGGVQPPKDISHTLKGLPLGNHTILARWSVADTVNAFYNCVDLTVTADGTNPGGENPGGGEGENPGGGEPGQCTDPAWSSTATYTGGAKVSHDGNIYEAKWWTLNNVPGAEQWGPWKLVGAC
- a CDS encoding lytic polysaccharide monooxygenase produces the protein MRRLRATLVAAVVGAAAIVAPVVVAPSASAHGWITSPASRQEQCASSGTLSFDCGEIKYEPQSVEAVKGSMQCSGGSRFAILDDSSKPWKRTTVGSTVTFQWELEVAHATSTWEYFVDGVLFKTFNDGGKRPAYDVSHTLTGLPSGNHTILARWNIADTNNAFYNCVDVNVNGTGGNDPDPEPTDPEPTDPGPGECTAPAWAASSVYLGGATVSHDGRTYQAKWWTTGENPAQSGQWGVWKDLGAC
- a CDS encoding RNA-binding S4 domain-containing protein, whose amino-acid sequence is MATTEATSARVDSWLWAVRVFKSRSQATAAVKAGHVRVNGERAKPATSVKVGDRVVVRGGPAERILVVEKVLVKRVSAPLAAQAVIDQSPPPPPRELTVRVAVRERGAGRPTKRERRDLDRLRGRG
- a CDS encoding dienelactone hydrolase family protein, whose translation is MVRWPHERPPSVPGPRARADVGGPRDDGGRAPWRRAPRGDGAAGPRRTPEEGTMAEVVLFHHVQGLTEGVRTIAETLRGAGNVVHTPDLFEGRTFATLDEGMAHVQELGFGTVLERGRAVADGYDPAVVYAGISLGVLPAQMLAQTRAGAKGAVLWEACVPVSEFGEAWPEAVPVQVHGMDGDPSFAGEGDLDAARELVDSTPDAELFVYPGDRHLFTDPSLPSYEPGAAALVTERVIRFLDGIR